From the genome of Seriola aureovittata isolate HTS-2021-v1 ecotype China chromosome 18, ASM2101889v1, whole genome shotgun sequence:
GGGGGGCATTTATTCCCATGTGCAAGCATATTCTCTTCTGATATCTGGACTGAACTGGACGTTTTGAGAGCTCATATTGCAGCAAGGCTGTTCACATGTTTTGGTTACCGGAAAAAGAAGCAGAGTGAGACATCGTCTTTCTAACCCTCCTAACTTAAAAACCGGTACTAGGTAACAAGAGGTAAAATGCGACGGACAGTCCGTACACAATCGGCAGTTTTATCGTTATTTTAaactttcagctgctgttacatTGATGTACCTCAGTAAGTACTGTGTTACATATCCACCTCAGGTTTCAGTTATATTCATCATTCAGGGGGGCTTTTATCGTTGTCCGTTAAGTGCATGTCGCCGGGCGGAAGGAAACAGACATAAAACTTAGATAAACCACTAATAGAAACCTCTCAGTAGTTTGTTGTCTTCAACAGCGTCTTGCTACCTGCGCCGCCATGGCTGCTAATCCTCCAGGACAaggtaattattttattttgggcTAAACGATACTGGAATTGAAGTTCTTTGTCTTTATCAGTCAATCTGTAGCCACTCCTGACTCCAGGGGCAGAACTACAAGCTCTGTGTCCCCCTGAAGGCATCACAGCCTCTCTAGTTCCTCTCTCAACACTGACCCTCAATAGACACTTTAAAacttctcatctcatctcagtGCTTTCAGGATTTGATGCATGAAAGATAAAGTAAATATATAGGTAGTGTAAAAACTGTGGGGTAAAACTACTGTTAAAGTCTATATatctaaaagaaaaactctCAAAATTGAGTACCAATTCTCATTTTATATTACTAATCCTCAGTTAGCTTCTACTTCACTATTTCTTTTGACATTACATGAATCAAATGATGTAAGATTTTCTGTGGCCCACTTTTGCTTTCACTTCTCTACCtcatctaattttttttttccattcagcCTTCCCAAACAAAACACGCGTGGCAATCCTGgctgagctggagaaggagaggaggcggCTGATGCAGAGTCAGTCCATGAACACTCCTGGGGCCAGGTACGGGACAGTATATAGCCATGGATGATAACAGGAGTTTTATGTCAGTCAAAGCCTTGCAGAAACCTTTTTATGAGGGGAATTTAACTACTGATATAGTATGTTAAATAATATACTGTTTTTTCCAACAGTTAACTCAGCTGATATGAACAAACTTTGAGAGgttaatattataaatatctTTTTGCCCTCTCACACTTTAGCATTCCGCTGTCCAGGCCGAGTCTGAAGGAGTTTAGGGACAACGCAGAACAGCAGCACATCGCTGCTCAGCAGAAGGCCGCCCTGCAGGTgagacaaacagaaatacaaatgcTGCTTCACAGCATCACAAGCACCTCACTAAATTAATATTAGA
Proteins encoded in this window:
- the LOC130186229 gene encoding SOSS complex subunit C-like, translating into MAANPPGQAFPNKTRVAILAELEKERRRLMQSQSMNTPGASIPLSRPSLKEFRDNAEQQHIAAQQKAALQHAHTHSSGFFITQDSSFGNLILPVIPRLEPES